Within the Flexivirga oryzae genome, the region ACTGCCGATGCTCACTCGACGTGTCCGGCGCCTGCTGTTCGAGGAGTATGACGCGGACACGCGCCGGCTGCAGGACTTGCTCGGTCGCGACCTCAGCGGATGGCGGCGCGCGTAGACCAGCCCGAGTACTTCCAATAGCGATCTCGTGAGAACTGCGGTATGCCTGAGAGGTCCTACGCGCGGTGGGATGTATGCCGACAAGGAGACGCGACATGGCAACAAGCGGGCTCGTCCCACCGTTCGACCGGGACAGCGCGATCGCGAAGGTGCGGGCTGCGGAGGATCTGTGGAACACGCGGGACCCGGAGAAGGTCGCGGCGGCATACGCGCCGGACAGTCGGTGGCGCAACCGCACCACCTGGGTCACCGGCCGCGACGAGATCGTCGCCTTCCTGATCCAGAAGTGGGACCGCGAGCGGGACTACCGGCTGATCAAGGAGATGTGGGCCTTCGGCGGCAATCGGATCGCGGTGCGGTTCGCGTCCGAATGCGTTGGCAAGGACGGGCTCTGGTACCGCTGCTACGGCAACGAGCAGTGGGAGTTCAACGACCAGGGTCAGTGCCAGTTCCGCCATGCCAGCATCAACGACCTGCAGATCGACGAAGCTGACCGGCTCTACCACTGGGACGCCCCCGGCCCACGCCCTGCGGATCATCCGGGGCTGAGCGACCTCGGCCTCTGACCGGTCAGGCGTGCTTGACCGAGAGGAGTACGAACCGACGGACAGGAGTGGCAATTTCGCCCATGCTCATACTCCTGTCGGTCACGTTGTACTCCTCTCGGTCGTGTGTTGTCGTCCCCACGCTCGGCGTCCAGTCGGCGAACGGCCTGTCTCAGCGGCACCTCGGGTGAATACATTGGAGAGTCGCCGATCAACGAGGAGCATCACGTGTCAGCCACCGCACACCGCCACCGCGAGCAGGTGACTGCGTCCGGCGTGGTGGCGCAGGCCGCGAGGAACATCGAGGGGTTCGCGGTGCGCACGCCGCTGCAGCCCAACGACCGCCTCGGCGCGTTGGTCGACGCCACGGTGCTGCTCAAGCGCGAAGACCTGCAACCGGTGCGGTCCTACAAGATTCGCGGCGCCGTCAACCTGATCCGCGGACTCAGCGAGGAGGAGCGGTCGCAAGGAGTCGTCTGCGCCAGCGCCGGCAACCACGCGCAGGGTGTCGCGCTGGCCTGCGCCGAGCTCGGCGTCCGGGCCCGAATCTACTTGCCCCGCAACACCCCTCGGCAGAAGCGTGACCGGGTCAATCAGCTCGGCGGCGAGCACGTCCGGCTCATCCTGCACGGTGACACCTACGACGACGCGTCCAAGGCGGCCGTGCTGGACGCTTCCCGCACCGGCGCCACGCTGGCGCCGGCGTTCGACGACCCGCGGGTGATCGCCGGGCAGGGCACCGTCACCCGCGAGATCCTGCAGGAGCTCGGTCGCGCACCCGACGTCCTCCTCGTCCCGGTCGGTGGCGGCGGGCTGTTGGCGGGGGCCCTGCTCGCGCTCGCCGAGGCACCGCCGGAGTTCGAGGCGGACCGATGCCGGGTCGTCGCCGTGGAGCCGGTCGGTGCGGCGAGCCTGCAGGCCGCGCTCGCGGCGGGCGCGCCGCTGGACCTGGGGGAGATCGACACGTTCGCCGACGGCACCGCGGTGCGCAAGGTCGGCGAGCATCCCTTCGAGATCATCCGCCCGTCCGGTGTCGAGGTCGCCACCGTGGAGACCGGGGCGATCTGCCAGGAGATGCTGCGGCTCTACCAGTCCGACGGCATCATCGCCGAGCCGTCCGGCGCCATGTCGATGGCCGACCTGGATCGCCGTGGCATCACGCCGGGTTCGACGGTCGTGGCGATCCTGTCCGGCGGCAACAACGACGTGAGCCGGTATGCCGAGGTCATCGAGCGGGCCCTCGTCCACGAGGGACGCAAGCACTACTTCCTCGTCGACTTCCCGCAGGAGCCGGGCGCGCTGCGCCGTTTCCTGTCGGACATCCTCGGGCCGGACGACGACATCACGTTCTTCGAGTACGTCAAACGCAACAACCGCGAGTTCGGACCCGCGCTGGTCGGTGTCGAGCTCGGGGATCCGGAGTCGCTGGACGCGCTGCTGGCCCGCGCCGAGGAGTCCCCGCTCGTGGTGGATCCGCTGCCGCCGGACAGCCCGATGCTGCGCTACCTCTTCTGAGCGCGGGTCACTCGGCAGCGTTGCCGGAGGTCGCCGCAGGCTCCGCGGTGAAGCTGTGCATCGCGTCCAGCACGCTTCGTACCAGAGGGATTTCGTGGCTGCGGTAGATCCCGGTGCCGCCGAGATGCGCCAGCGCCGCGAAGAAGCCCTCGGCGCTGCGGAACTGGTCCTCGAAGATGTCGAACGCGTGCGGGAGTGCATGGCAGACCGGGACACCGAGCTGACGCAGCCGGAAGCTGTGCAGCAGCGCGGTCGCCTGGTACTGCGCGCGGGCACGTTGGTCGTGCAGCCGGAAACCGAAGCCGAGCCCCGGGTCGATGGCCAGGCTGGTCACCCCGAGCCGCCGGGCCCGCTCGATCCGCTCGCCGAACAGTTCCAGCATCCGGGGGATCGGGTCCGGGTCGACGTCCTCACCGGTGAGGGCGCGCGCGTTCGGGCCGAGCACGTGGCACAGCACGACGCTCGCGCCATACTCCGCAGCGAGGGTGAACATGCGGTCGTCGTCGTCCGAGCCGGTGAGGTTGAGCACGCACGCTCCGGCCGCCAGCCCGGCCCGGGCGAC harbors:
- a CDS encoding DUF1348 family protein; its protein translation is MATSGLVPPFDRDSAIAKVRAAEDLWNTRDPEKVAAAYAPDSRWRNRTTWVTGRDEIVAFLIQKWDRERDYRLIKEMWAFGGNRIAVRFASECVGKDGLWYRCYGNEQWEFNDQGQCQFRHASINDLQIDEADRLYHWDAPGPRPADHPGLSDLGL
- the ilvA gene encoding threonine ammonia-lyase IlvA: MSATAHRHREQVTASGVVAQAARNIEGFAVRTPLQPNDRLGALVDATVLLKREDLQPVRSYKIRGAVNLIRGLSEEERSQGVVCASAGNHAQGVALACAELGVRARIYLPRNTPRQKRDRVNQLGGEHVRLILHGDTYDDASKAAVLDASRTGATLAPAFDDPRVIAGQGTVTREILQELGRAPDVLLVPVGGGGLLAGALLALAEAPPEFEADRCRVVAVEPVGAASLQAALAAGAPLDLGEIDTFADGTAVRKVGEHPFEIIRPSGVEVATVETGAICQEMLRLYQSDGIIAEPSGAMSMADLDRRGITPGSTVVAILSGGNNDVSRYAEVIERALVHEGRKHYFLVDFPQEPGALRRFLSDILGPDDDITFFEYVKRNNREFGPALVGVELGDPESLDALLARAEESPLVVDPLPPDSPMLRYLF
- a CDS encoding dihydropteroate synthase, with protein sequence MITLAALAQLAEQHAADLDAPVAPFRVGGEEIDTVNDPVLMGVVNLSRDSSYRESIAVSAESAVRKSRVQAAEGAQLIDVGAESSRASAARADDEDQEHLLTPVVEQLTADGIPVSVEAYREPVARAGLAAGACVLNLTGSDDDDRMFTLAAEYGASVVLCHVLGPNARALTGEDVDPDPIPRMLELFGERIERARRLGVTSLAIDPGLGFGFRLHDQRARAQYQATALLHSFRLRQLGVPVCHALPHAFDIFEDQFRSAEGFFAALAHLGGTGIYRSHEIPLVRSVLDAMHSFTAEPAATSGNAAE